A DNA window from Hemibagrus wyckioides isolate EC202008001 linkage group LG11, SWU_Hwy_1.0, whole genome shotgun sequence contains the following coding sequences:
- the LOC131361068 gene encoding centromere protein S-like, whose protein sequence is MDEKEAHTQRLKAAVHYTVSKICQSTVAECEKQISKQAVAAIAETTFRQCEIFAKDLEAFARHAKRQTITVDDVKLLARRSTALSSHMQQKSEELAMNNQELKEKRKKNAAKRKSKEMEGNEAEETES, encoded by the exons ATGGATGAGAAAGAGGCGCACACGCAG AGGCTGAAAGCAGCGGTCCACTACACGGTCAGTAAAATTTGCCAGAGCACAGTGGCGGAGTGTGAGAAGCAGATAAGCAAGCAAGCGGTGGCTGCAATAGCTGAAACCACTTTCAGACAGTGTG AGATATTTGCAAAAGATCTGGAGGCCTTTGCGAG ACATGCCAAAAGACAAACAATCACTGTGGATGATGTGAAACTTCTAGCAAGGAGGAGCACAGCACTG TCCAGCCACATGCAGCAAAAGAGTGAAGAACTAGCAATGAACAACCAGGagctgaaggagaagagaaagaagaatgcTGCCAAGAGAAAGAGTAAAGAGATGGAGGGAAATGAGGCAGAAGAAACCGAGAGCTGA